In one window of Falco cherrug isolate bFalChe1 chromosome 12, bFalChe1.pri, whole genome shotgun sequence DNA:
- the LOC106631759 gene encoding 1-phosphatidylinositol phosphodiesterase-like, translated as MHVLPAGQDARHDHQRVNGQHPASPASVPLCRWHPLSSAPSSGLHPAAAGNTAGLGGLAKCNRSPGSMEVQCQRSAAFDCTPQPAACCPDWMAGLPDALPLSRLSIPGTHDSLSLFGGQRLRCQSWSLEAQLAAGIRFLDVRCKLARGELHVYHLCTFQRASLRGVLRRTLRFLRAHPSEAVLMRIKEELPIFSQPGFAARLHRCLLEEGQSCMWCREEVPTLGQVRGKIVVLEALAREVLGIPYEQLSISDAWNVLSLERKWARARRHLERAASGDPATMHLTFCSGNGLFTCPEEVARFVNPRCYQHLRRRGRQPVRWGVVIMDFPGAGLLQLIVESNSPQTSGPITAAPGTPPVPSRHPRGRGDGRHRQHSSTRCSRRCPSGRTLLPASHLRRKTSAPSRAKACS; from the exons ATGCACGTGCTACCTGCGGGGCAGGATGCACGTCATGATCATCAGCGGGTTAATGGCCAGCATCCCGCTTCACCTGCCAGTGTGCCGCTGTGCCGCTGGCACCCACTGTCGAGCGCCCCGTCCAGCGGGCTGCACCCCGCAGCCGCAGGGAACACAG CAGGGCTCGGTGGGCTGGCCAAGTGCAACCGCTCTCCCGGCAGCATGGAGGTGCAGTGCCAGCGCAGTGCGGCATTTGACTGCACTCCCCAGCCGGCAGCCTGCTGCCCTGACTGGATGGCAGGGCTCCCTGATGCCCTGCCTCTCTCCCGCCTCTCCATTCCTGGCACCCACGACTCCCTCAGCTTGTTTGGTGGCCAGCGCCTGCGGTGCCAGAGCTGGAGCCTGGAGGCCCAGCTGGCGGCCGGCATCCGCTTCCTGGATGTGCGCTGCAAGCTGGCACGGGGCGAGCTCCACGTCTACCACCTCTGCACCTTCCAGCGGGCCAGCCTGCGGGGGGTCCTGCGCCGCACCCTGCGCTTCCTCCGTGCTCACCCCAGCGAGGCCGTGCTCATGCGCATCAAGGAGGAGCTGCCCATCTTCTCCCAGCCTGGCTTCGCTGCCCGGCTGCACCGCTGCTTGCTAGAGGAGGGACAGAGCTGCATGTGGTGCCGGGAAGAGGTGCCAACGCTGGGCCAGGTGCGGGGGAAGATTGTGGTGCTGGAGGCGCTGGCGCGGGAGGTGCTGGGCATTCCCTACGAGCAGCTGAGCATCAGCGACGCCTGGAACGTCCTCTCACTGGAGCGCAAGtgggcccgggcccggcggcaCCTGGAGAGGGCAGCCAGTGGGGACCCGGCCACCATGCACCTCACCTTCTGCTCAGGCAATGGGCTCTTCACCTGTCCCGAGGAGGTGGCACGCTTTGTGAACCCCCGCTGCTACCAGCACCTGCGGCGCCGGGGCAGGCAGCCCGTGCGCTGGGGAGTGGTCATCATGGACTTCCCTGGTGCAGGGCTCCTCCAGCTCATTGTGGAGAGCAACAGCCCACAGACCAGTGGCCCCATcacagcagcccctggcacccCCCCAGTACCCTCACGGCACCCCCGCGGCAGAGGGGATGGGCGCCACAGACAGCACAGCTCCACGCGCTGCTCACGCCGGTGCCCATCAGGACGGACACTGCTCCCGGCCTCACACCTCCGCCGAAAGACATCAGCGCCCAGTAGAGCAAAAGCATGTTCCTAG
- the HTATIP2 gene encoding oxidoreductase HTATIP2: MAADGGRACFVLGASGATGRALLRELLARRLFARVTLVSRRRLSLDEETEAAVEQAVVDFERLSEHSAAFQGHDVGFCCLGTTRAKAGADGFVRVDRDYVAQAAELARAGGCKHFVLQSSRGANQHSRFLYLRVKGEVENLVQAVGFDRCTILRPAVLLCKRQESRPAEWIAQQFLGVVAWVFPTAYSVPVETVARAMVASVLQPGKGKVEVLENRAIHELGKAVPQQGT, encoded by the exons ATGGCGGCAGATGGCGGCAGGGCCTGCTTCGTGCTGGGCGCCTCGGGGGCGACTGGCCGGGCACTGCTGCGGGAGCTGCTGGCCCGGCGGCTCTTTGCCCGGGTGACGCTGGTCAGCCGGCGCCGGCTGAGCCTGGATGAGGAGACGGAGGCGGCCGTG GAGCAGGCGGTGGTGGACTTCGAGCGTCTGAGTGAGCACTCCGCCGCCTTCCAGGGGCACGACGTCGGCTTCTGCTGCCTGGGCACCACCAGGGCCAAGGCTGGGGCG gacGGCTTCGTCCGCGTGGACCGGGACTATGTTGCGCAGGCAGCGGAGCTGgcgcgggcagggggctgcaagCACTTTGTCCTGCAGTCCTCCCGGGGGGCAAACCAGCACAGCCGCTTCCTCTACCTCCGTGTGAAG GGAGAAGTGGAGAACCTGGTCCAGGCTGTTGGTTTTGATCGCTGTACCATTCTCCGGCCAGC ggtgctgctgtgcaAGCGTCAGGAGTCCCGGCCCGCGGAGTGGATAGCCCAGCAGTTTCTGGGTGTCGTGGCTTGGGTCTTCCCCACCGCTTACTCAGTGCCTGTGGAAACGGTGGCCAGGGCTATGGTGGCCAGCgtgctgcagccaggcaaggGGAAGGTGGAGGTGCTGGAGAACAGGGCCATCCACGAGCTGGGAAAGGCAGTGCCACAGCAGGGCACGTAG
- the LOC102053274 gene encoding regulator of G-protein signaling 5 — MCKGLAALPHTCLERAKEIKTKLGTLLQKPDSAIDFIIPYPEKPEKLPKVQKPSPEEALQWRDSLEKLLQNPYGLASFCTFLRSEFSEENAEFWVACEDYKNTKSPVKMAEKAKKIYEEFIQTEAPKEVNIDHFTKAVTMKNLAEPSPSSFDMAQKRIFALMEKDSLPRFVRSEFYQELIK, encoded by the exons ATGTGCAAAGGATTAGCAGCGCTGCCCCACACGTGCCTGGAGAG GGCCAAGGAGATCAAGACGAAGCTGGGCACGCTGCTCCAGAAGCCTGACTCGGCCATTGACTTCATCATTCCCTACCCGGAGAAGCCAGAGAAGCTGCCCAAGGTCCAGAA GCCATCACCAGAGGAGGCTCTGCAGTGGCGTGATTCCCTGGAGAAGCTCCTGCAAAACCCCT ATGGGCTCGCCAGCTTCTGCACCTTCCTGCGCTCTGAGTTCAGTGAGGAGAACGCTGAGTTTTGGGTGGCCTGCGAGGACTACAAGAATACCAAATCCCCTGTGAAGATGGCAGAGAAGGCCAAGAAGATCTACGAGGAGTTCATCCAGACCGAGGCACCCAAAGAG GTGAACATCGACCACTTCACCAAGGCTGTGACCATGAAGAACCTGGCGGAACCATCACCAAGCAGCTTTGACATGGCCCAGAAGAGGATCTTTGCCTTGATGGAGAAAGACTCCCTGCCCAGATTTGTGCGGTCGGAGTTTTATCAGGAGTTAATCAAGTAG
- the RGS4 gene encoding regulator of G-protein signaling 4, which produces MCKGLAALPATCLKSAKDMKHRLGFLLQKSDSCDYSSSQGKKEKIPSSQRVSQEEVRKWADSLENLIHHDRGLAAFRAFLKSEYSEENIEFWVSCEDYKKTKSPAKLSPKAKKIYDEFISVQATKEVNLDSCTREKTSHNMLEPTLSCFDEAQRKIFTLMEKDSYRRFLKSPYYLDLVSPPGAGCRPENCKRSHTHTLDCNSNIISQCA; this is translated from the exons ATGTGCAAGGGACTCGCTGCGCTGCCAGCCACTTGCTTAAAAAG TGCCAAAGACATGAAGCATCGTCTGGGCTTCTTGCTGCAGAAGTCGGACTCCTGTGACTACAGCTCTTCCCAGggcaagaaggagaaaataccTTCAAGCCAGAG GGTTAGCCAAGAGGAAGTCAGGAAGTGGGCAGACTCTTTGGAAAACTTGATCCATCATGACA GAGGACTGGCTGCTTTCCGTGCTTTTCTCAAATCTGAGTACAGTGAGGAAAACATCGAGTTCTGGGTCAGTTGTGAGGACTACAAGAAAACCAAGTCACCGGCCAAGCTCAGCCCCAAGGCCAAAAAGATCTATGATGAGTTCATCTCAGTGCAGGCAACAAAAGAG GTGAACCTGGATTCATGCACACGGGAGAAGACGAGCCACAACATGCTGGAGCCTACACTGTCCTGCTTTGATGAGGCTCAGAGGAAAATATTCACCCTCATGGAAAAGGATTCTTACCGCCGTTTCCTCAAGTCCCCCTACTACCTGGACTTGGTCAGCCCACCTGGTGCTGGCTGCCGGCctgaaaactgcaaaaggaGCCACACTCACACCTTAGACTGCAACTCGAACATCATCTCTCAGTGCGCCTGA